Proteins encoded by one window of Paenibacillus sp. DCT19:
- a CDS encoding SDR family NAD(P)-dependent oxidoreductase, with amino-acid sequence MTFPVLEGKVAIVTGAAMGMGEATAKLFAEAKAKVIVADFNEEKGRAVAEAIQASGGESAFYKVDISKSEEVQAMVKFAVDTYGKLDVAVNNAALTPDDKPAAEFDEAYWHRLMSVDLTGTALCMKYELQQMLKQGHGGSIINISSVSGFRPQPNNIAYVAAKHGVVGMTKVAAMENGPHNIRVNTVAPGAIDTPMLRGALDQFGFTAEEYAPQLSLLNRFGQPDEIAQASLWLASDASSYVTGTTIHADAGYTSR; translated from the coding sequence ATGACATTTCCGGTACTAGAAGGTAAAGTAGCCATTGTAACAGGAGCAGCAATGGGCATGGGCGAGGCAACAGCGAAGCTATTCGCAGAGGCCAAAGCTAAAGTGATTGTAGCTGATTTCAACGAAGAAAAGGGACGTGCCGTAGCTGAAGCGATTCAAGCGTCTGGTGGCGAATCTGCTTTTTACAAAGTTGATATTTCTAAATCCGAAGAAGTGCAGGCGATGGTGAAGTTCGCTGTTGATACTTATGGTAAACTCGATGTAGCTGTCAACAATGCGGCACTTACACCAGATGATAAACCAGCCGCAGAGTTTGACGAAGCGTACTGGCATCGTTTGATGTCCGTCGATCTAACAGGAACTGCTCTGTGTATGAAGTATGAATTGCAGCAAATGTTGAAACAAGGACATGGTGGCTCAATTATTAATATCTCTTCCGTGAGCGGATTCCGTCCTCAACCTAATAACATTGCTTATGTCGCTGCCAAACATGGAGTTGTAGGCATGACGAAGGTAGCCGCAATGGAAAATGGACCACACAACATTCGCGTAAATACCGTAGCACCTGGTGCGATTGATACACCGATGCTTCGTGGGGCATTGGATCAATTCGGCTTTACTGCAGAGGAATACGCTCCTCAGCTTAGCTTGCTCAATCGTTTTGGACAACCTGATGAAATTGCTCAAGCGAGCCTCTGGTTGGCATCGGATGCATCTTCTTATGTTACAGGCACGACGATACATGCTGATGCTGGTTACACCTCACGTTAA
- a CDS encoding ATP-binding cassette domain-containing protein, whose amino-acid sequence MEKCCYELEQVKMTFLDKEILNIERLAVHQLDRIGIVGGNGQGKSTLLKLIAGRIQPSAGRIKRYVDHSYFEQMEAPHPDEHVATDGNGWAD is encoded by the coding sequence ATGGAAAAATGTTGTTACGAACTTGAACAGGTTAAAATGACCTTTTTAGATAAAGAGATATTGAACATTGAGCGTTTGGCTGTGCATCAATTGGATCGCATCGGAATTGTGGGCGGAAATGGTCAGGGGAAAAGTACACTATTGAAGTTAATCGCGGGACGAATTCAGCCGAGCGCTGGTAGGATCAAACGATATGTGGATCATTCCTATTTTGAACAAATGGAGGCTCCGCATCCTGATGAGCATGTGGCAACGGACGGGAATGGTTGGGCAGACTAG
- a CDS encoding sucrose-specific PTS transporter subunit IIBC — MSENKKIAEEVIQAIGGKENIASFAHCATRLRIMVNDKEKIDQKQIENIDKVKGAFFNSGQYQIIFGTGTVNRIFEEVEKLGIEGSSKEEVKSQGKKEGNAFQRGIRTFGDVFVPIIPVLVATGLFMGLRGLLTQNEILSLFGATPEDISPNFLLFTQILTDTAFAFLPALVAWSAFRVFGGSPVLGIVLGLMLVNPALPNAYAVADGSAQPLHMFGFIPVVGYQGSVLPAFFVGLIGAKFEKVLRRRVPEALDLILTPFITLTVMITLGLFAIGPVFHSLEEWVLQGTTAVLDLPFGIAGIIIGFFHQIIVVTGVHHIFNFLEIQLLEKTGFNAFNAIITCAMAAQGAACLAVGLKTKNMKLKALALPSSLSAFLGITEPAIFGVNLRYMKPFIMGLVGGAVGGFIASLFHLQGTGMAVTVIPGTLLYLNSQLPLYILSNLTAMAIAFALTWFFGYKDAPIVEADTTAQSGSASEVSTNPAEDQSEVERAHTNKITSNRQKVESLTILSPITGTAVELERVPDPAFSEKHMGEGIAIEPSEGRVVAPFDGTVAHVMTKSKHAIILEHETGVQMLVHIGINTVGLKGEGFTLHVNSGETVKAGQLLVEFDMEFIQNAGLPIITPVLIPNGNETIERVETSMTGSVQANGEAIMVVKFTEPQ, encoded by the coding sequence ATGTCGGAGAACAAAAAAATTGCCGAAGAAGTCATTCAGGCTATCGGAGGCAAGGAAAACATAGCTTCCTTCGCTCACTGTGCGACACGATTACGTATTATGGTGAACGACAAAGAGAAGATCGATCAGAAGCAGATTGAGAATATTGATAAGGTCAAGGGTGCCTTTTTTAATTCAGGTCAGTATCAGATCATCTTTGGTACAGGTACAGTTAATCGTATATTTGAAGAGGTCGAGAAGCTCGGCATTGAAGGTTCTTCCAAAGAAGAAGTGAAGAGTCAGGGGAAAAAGGAAGGCAATGCGTTTCAACGTGGTATCCGTACATTTGGTGACGTCTTTGTTCCAATTATCCCTGTGCTTGTCGCGACAGGTCTATTCATGGGTCTACGAGGTTTGCTTACTCAAAATGAAATTTTGTCCTTGTTTGGTGCAACGCCAGAGGATATTTCACCTAATTTCCTGCTGTTCACTCAAATTCTGACAGACACTGCGTTTGCATTTCTACCTGCCCTGGTGGCATGGTCAGCATTCCGTGTATTCGGCGGAAGTCCCGTCCTTGGTATCGTTCTGGGTCTAATGTTGGTTAATCCAGCGTTGCCAAATGCCTACGCAGTAGCTGATGGATCAGCACAACCGCTGCATATGTTTGGATTTATCCCGGTGGTAGGGTATCAAGGCTCCGTGCTTCCTGCATTCTTCGTGGGATTGATTGGAGCGAAGTTCGAGAAGGTGCTGCGCAGACGTGTGCCTGAGGCGTTAGACTTGATCTTAACACCGTTTATTACACTTACAGTTATGATTACGTTAGGGCTGTTTGCTATCGGGCCAGTATTCCACTCCCTAGAAGAATGGGTACTACAGGGAACAACAGCTGTATTGGATCTGCCGTTTGGTATTGCGGGAATCATTATTGGTTTCTTTCATCAGATTATCGTTGTTACCGGCGTACATCATATCTTCAACTTTCTGGAGATTCAGTTGCTTGAGAAAACAGGCTTCAATGCGTTTAACGCAATTATTACCTGCGCCATGGCTGCTCAGGGGGCGGCTTGTCTAGCTGTAGGATTAAAAACGAAGAATATGAAGTTAAAAGCACTTGCACTACCTTCATCCCTGTCTGCGTTTCTCGGTATTACAGAACCAGCTATTTTCGGTGTGAATCTGCGCTATATGAAACCTTTCATTATGGGTCTTGTTGGGGGCGCTGTTGGTGGATTTATCGCTTCATTGTTCCATTTACAGGGTACAGGTATGGCAGTCACTGTCATTCCAGGAACATTGCTGTACCTGAACAGCCAACTGCCGCTGTACATTCTGTCCAATCTGACTGCGATGGCTATAGCATTTGCACTGACATGGTTCTTTGGTTATAAGGATGCACCTATTGTGGAGGCCGATACGACTGCGCAATCAGGCAGTGCCAGTGAAGTTAGCACGAATCCAGCAGAAGATCAATCAGAGGTAGAACGTGCTCATACGAACAAGATCACAAGCAACCGTCAAAAGGTAGAGTCGCTAACCATTTTGTCACCAATAACGGGCACTGCGGTTGAGCTTGAGCGGGTTCCTGATCCGGCGTTCTCGGAGAAACATATGGGTGAGGGCATTGCTATTGAGCCGTCCGAAGGACGTGTAGTTGCTCCGTTTGATGGCACGGTTGCCCATGTTATGACCAAGAGCAAACATGCAATCATTCTAGAGCACGAAACCGGGGTGCAGATGCTTGTACACATCGGGATTAATACGGTTGGACTCAAAGGTGAAGGTTTTACGCTGCACGTCAACAGTGGGGAAACGGTAAAAGCCGGACAATTACTAGTTGAATTCGATATGGAATTCATTCAGAATGCTGGCCTACCGATCATTACACCTGTATTGATTCCAAACGGAAATGAAACGATTGAACGCGTGGAAACTTCCATGACGGGTAGCGTACAGGCAAATGGTGAAGCTATTATGGTTGTGAAATTCACTGAGCCACAATAA
- a CDS encoding cellulase family glycosylhydrolase: MTKRKSVLSLTLVTAMIVSLFSSAIASAATTEQQVQPTATAAPSSIQSYVSAMEPGWNLGNSLDAIGADETAWGNPRITKELIQNIANQGYKSIRIPVTWQAHIGGAPNYTIDAAYMNRVQEVVNWALDANLYVMINIHHDSWQWISYMENDRTNVLARYNAAWTQIANKFKNSSNKLMFESVNEPRFTEGGTTDPATSYRLLDELNTSFHNIVRTSGGNNTTRPLVLPTLHTASNQADLDALTQTISKLNDPNIIATVHYYGFWPFSVNIAGVTKYNAEVQKDITDTFDRVYNAFIAKGIPVIVGEYGLLGFDQHTGVIQQGEKLKFFEFIGQYLRQKQMTTMLWDNGQHFGRTSFTWSDQDLYNTMKAGWTGRSATAESDQVYLKKGAAIQDKTVKLNLNGNTFNSLVHGNTTLVKGTDYTISGDVLTLKSSLLTRLTTSGNLGVNAKLTAKFNKGANWHFNLIKYDTPKLSNTTGTTSSFSIPTTFNGNQLATMEATYVNGGNAGPQNWTSFKEFSYTFSPNYNSNVIELKQNFFNETNDGQVILKFHFWSGDIITYKITKNGNSVVGTAS; this comes from the coding sequence ATGACAAAACGTAAATCCGTTCTCTCTCTTACCCTCGTCACGGCGATGATCGTGTCTCTATTCTCTTCGGCCATCGCTTCCGCGGCTACCACAGAGCAGCAAGTTCAGCCTACTGCGACTGCCGCACCTTCAAGCATTCAATCGTATGTTTCAGCGATGGAACCTGGATGGAACCTCGGTAATTCACTGGATGCCATTGGAGCAGATGAGACCGCTTGGGGCAATCCACGCATCACCAAAGAGTTAATTCAGAATATCGCAAACCAAGGCTACAAAAGCATTCGTATCCCTGTGACCTGGCAGGCTCATATTGGAGGAGCACCTAACTACACAATTGATGCCGCTTACATGAATCGAGTACAGGAAGTGGTGAACTGGGCTCTCGATGCCAATCTGTATGTGATGATTAATATTCATCATGATTCGTGGCAGTGGATCAGTTACATGGAGAATGATCGCACCAATGTTCTTGCTCGGTACAATGCAGCTTGGACTCAGATTGCCAATAAGTTCAAGAACAGCTCGAACAAACTGATGTTCGAAAGTGTCAACGAGCCTCGTTTCACTGAAGGTGGAACAACTGATCCCGCAACCTCATACCGTCTACTGGACGAGCTTAATACGTCATTCCATAACATTGTGAGAACATCTGGTGGTAACAATACTACTCGCCCTCTCGTTCTCCCAACGTTACATACAGCTTCTAATCAAGCTGATTTGGATGCCCTAACACAAACTATTTCCAAATTAAATGATCCTAACATTATTGCTACTGTGCACTATTATGGATTCTGGCCGTTCAGTGTAAACATTGCAGGTGTAACCAAATATAACGCTGAGGTTCAAAAGGATATTACGGACACCTTTGACCGCGTCTACAATGCATTTATAGCCAAAGGCATTCCTGTCATTGTTGGTGAATACGGCTTGCTAGGATTTGACCAGCATACAGGTGTTATTCAACAAGGTGAGAAGCTGAAATTTTTCGAATTCATTGGGCAGTACCTTCGTCAAAAGCAAATGACAACCATGTTATGGGATAATGGTCAGCATTTCGGCCGTACGTCCTTCACTTGGTCAGACCAAGATCTCTATAATACGATGAAAGCAGGCTGGACTGGACGTTCTGCAACAGCCGAATCAGATCAAGTTTATCTGAAAAAAGGCGCTGCTATACAAGATAAAACCGTAAAATTGAATTTGAATGGAAATACATTCAACTCTCTTGTTCATGGGAATACAACCCTTGTTAAAGGAACCGATTACACCATTAGCGGTGATGTACTCACCTTGAAATCCAGCTTGTTAACTAGACTTACGACTTCGGGTAATCTTGGTGTTAACGCGAAGCTCACTGCAAAATTCAACAAAGGGGCTAACTGGCATTTCAATCTGATCAAATATGATACACCTAAATTGAGCAATACAACGGGTACTACAAGCTCATTCTCCATTCCAACAACATTCAATGGCAACCAACTTGCCACTATGGAAGCAACCTATGTCAATGGTGGTAATGCAGGACCTCAGAACTGGACATCGTTTAAGGAGTTCTCCTACACCTTCAGCCCTAATTACAATAGTAATGTCATTGAGTTGAAACAAAACTTCTTCAACGAAACCAATGATGGACAAGTCATTCTTAAGTTCCATTTCTGGAGCGGCGATATCATCACCTACAAAATCACGAAAAATGGGAACAGTGTTGTTGGCACAGCTTCCTAG
- a CDS encoding TetR/AcrR family transcriptional regulator has protein sequence MTDSVDKRILRSKTALKETFVHLLFQKPFQQLSISEIVRQANYNRGTFYAHYATKDELLHEVIQDVLDEFIRQIQYPYQSISKVNLKEMRTDDITLFTYLKEHAALYKLLLSDHVQVDFRYQIARAIENLFLSEYEYELEEGTLIDPKWLYIYRAHGVAGLLIRWIEEEFPTSPQYMSTQIVELMLLSTEVFHVKRDRS, from the coding sequence ATGACTGATTCTGTAGACAAGCGTATTCTGCGATCCAAAACTGCATTGAAAGAAACGTTTGTGCATTTGTTATTCCAAAAGCCGTTTCAACAACTATCGATATCGGAAATTGTGCGACAAGCTAACTATAACCGAGGAACGTTTTACGCTCATTATGCCACCAAGGATGAACTGTTACATGAAGTCATTCAGGATGTATTGGATGAGTTTATTAGACAAATCCAGTATCCATACCAGTCGATTAGCAAAGTAAATCTGAAAGAAATGCGTACAGATGATATTACGTTATTTACATACTTAAAAGAGCATGCGGCTCTTTATAAATTACTGTTAAGTGACCATGTACAAGTTGATTTTAGATACCAAATCGCGCGAGCTATAGAGAATCTATTTCTATCGGAGTATGAGTACGAACTGGAGGAAGGAACATTAATTGATCCTAAGTGGCTGTACATCTATCGTGCACATGGTGTCGCAGGTCTATTGATTCGCTGGATTGAAGAAGAATTCCCCACATCACCGCAGTACATGAGCACACAGATTGTGGAGCTGATGCTGTTGTCCACTGAAGTTTTTCATGTGAAACGAGATAGATCCTAA